The DNA sequence CCCAAAGCGCGGGGATCACTGAGAGGATATAGCTGGCGGTGGCCATCTGCCCTGTGGCTTTCGTCGCAAAGCCCCAAAGGACGCCTGACATAAACGAAAGGATAATCGCGCCGTAGAAAAGCTGGACATAGGGGCCGATAAAACGGCCGCCGAGCGTCATCTGTCCCCAGAATGCAAGATCAGGCAGCAACACTGTCGCTGCGCCCCAAAGAAACGGAAGCAGCCCTGCGAGGCCAAGAAGAAGTGCGGAGCGCGGGATCGTGTTCATGGTATCTAAGCGGGTTCGCGCAGCACGCGCGGCACTTTGAATTCGACGTTCTCTTCGGCAGTCACGAC is a window from the Yoonia rosea genome containing:
- a CDS encoding DUF3429 domain-containing protein, with amino-acid sequence MNTIPRSALLLGLAGLLPFLWGAATVLLPDLAFWGQMTLGGRFIGPYVQLFYGAIILSFMSGVLWGFATKATGQMATASYILSVIPALWAFFMTGGGPTTAAVNLIVGFLGLLLLDWHFWRLGLAPAWWMHLRGLLTAIVIISFLPLVF